CATTTATCATATTGATTTTTACGAAGTAGATAGGAATGTTGAGATTGAAAAATATGTTCCTGTCAAGCTTATTGGAGCTTCTGTTGGGGTTAAAGAGGGTGGAATTTTGACTGTTTTAAAAGAGCAGGTTAAAGTAAAGTCTTTGCCCTTGGATTTGCCAGAATTCATAGAGCTTGATTTAACTCCTGTTAATAAAGGGGATAGCGTTCTTCTTAAAGATCTTGTGTTGCCTTCTAATGTTAGGCTTGCAGAAAATGACGAGAATTTGGAAGTTGTTATTATAAAGTGATTTTATGGGGTTGTTGATACTTGGATTAGGAAACCCTGGATTAGAATTTTCTTTAACTAGGCATAATGTTGGTTTTTCTCTTTTAGATAAAATTGTTTCTAAAAACGGCCTTTTTTTAAAAAGAAAAAAAAAATATGAATATTCAGAATTAAGAATGATTTCTAGAAGAGTAATTTTGGTTAAGCCTTTGACTTATATGAATCTAAGCGGGTCTTTATTCCCTTCAATATTTTCAGATTT
Above is a genomic segment from Borreliella mayonii containing:
- a CDS encoding 50S ribosomal protein L25/general stress protein Ctc yields the protein MENSRILSCQYRSSFGSSNARRIRAKCEIPAVVYGQGNDVSHLRIKSSEFNKKFAKFTDNTVLILDDGKLERCVFVKDVAENIASKLIYHIDFYEVDRNVEIEKYVPVKLIGASVGVKEGGILTVLKEQVKVKSLPLDLPEFIELDLTPVNKGDSVLLKDLVLPSNVRLAENDENLEVVIIK